The Lycium barbarum isolate Lr01 chromosome 10, ASM1917538v2, whole genome shotgun sequence genome includes a region encoding these proteins:
- the LOC132612768 gene encoding uncharacterized protein LOC132612768, with the protein MIIKFFKPKTTSNSLALSSPPCPAIHNVDDVNPSRPSSKDKMLDLGLLESDPAKRKQISDYSPNLRDRARRYYLNKGPCKRWDRFVFPITYFGKKPRSFHSDWFDTSYSGWLEYNIEKDAAFCLCCYLFKNETGGHGKQVGDPFTVDGFRSWNKGLERINKHVGEVNSVHYWCFKMMLYLDNQAQSILTCFDKENEETKSKYRVRLNASIDVARFLLKKGMPFQGHDESETSARRGNFLDLLKRYADKNEEVKQVVLENAPQNDIVICPSIQKDIVSSCANETVKAIVEDLNGDYFRISVDESKDVSHKEQMALILQYVNKEGKLIE; encoded by the coding sequence ATGATCATAAAATTTTTCAAGCCTAAAACCACTTCAAATTCTCTTGCGCTAAGCTCTCCTCCATGTCCAGCTATTCACAACGTCGATGATGTTAATCCTTCTCGACCATCAAGTAAAGACAAGATGTTGGATTTGGGTCTTCTTGAATCCGATCCTGCTAAAAGAAAACAAATTTCAGATTATTCTCCTAATCTGCGTGATAGAGCAAGGAGATATTACCTTAACAAGGGTCCGTGTAAACGTTGGGATCGTTTTGTTTTTCCAATAACATATTTTGGTAAAAAACCGCGTTCTTTTCATTCTGATTGGTTTGACACTTCATATTCAGGATGGTTAGAATACAACATTGAAAAAGATGCAGCTTTTTGCTTATGTTGTTACTTGTTTAAAAATGAGACAGGAGGACATGGAAAACAAGTAGGCGATCCTTTCACAGTGGATGGTTTCAGAAGTTGGAATAAGGGTTTAGAAAGAATTAATAAACATGTGGGTGAAGTGAATAGTGTTCATTATTGGTGTTTCAAGATGATGTTATATTTAGATAATCAAGCACAATCTATTCTAACTTGTTTTGACAAGGAAAACGAGGAAACTAAAAGCAAATATCGGGTTCGCTTGAATGCTTCGATTGATGTTGCaaggtttcttttaaaaaaagGAATGCCTTTTCAAGGCCATGATGAAAGTGAAACTTCTGCAAGAAGAGGAAACTTTTTAGATCTCTTAAAGCGGTATGCGGATAAGAATGAAGAGGTGAAACAAGTTGTGTTAGAAAATGCTCCACAAAATGACATCGTGATTTGTCCAAGTATCCAAAAAGACATTGTGAGTTCTTGTGCGAACGAAACAGTGAAAGCAATTGTTGAAGACTTAAATGGGGATTACTTTAGGATATCAGTTGATGAGTCTAAGGATGTCTCTCATAAAGAACAAATGGCTCTTATTCTGCAGTATGTCAACAAAGAGGGTAAACTAATTGAGTGA